Proteins encoded within one genomic window of Cucumis sativus cultivar 9930 chromosome 3, Cucumber_9930_V3, whole genome shotgun sequence:
- the LOC101208375 gene encoding UDP-N-acetylglucosamine transporter UGNT1, with product MSLKPSNSEKNLMLPVSDPPHGTEEKERLIRGDEKLFRGSSMTKRGAYAALSYMACAVLLVLFNKAALSSYNFPSANVVTLVQMVCSCSFLYALRRWKIISFTVGDSFSDNATSMVPMKTLRQTSPLAGTYLLYMLATMESVRGVNVPMYTTLRRTTVVFTMVVEYLLAGQKYTYSVVGSVGLIVLGAFIAGARDLSFDVYGYSIVFMSNITTAIYLATISRIGKSSGLNSFGLMWCNGVLCAPVLLFWTFIRGDLEATISFPHLFSPGFLVVMFCSCTLAFFLNYSIFLNTTLNSAVTQTICGNLKDLFTIGLGWMIFGGLPFDLLNVIGQLLGFIGSGLYAYYKLIGK from the exons ATGTCATTGAAGCCGTCGAATTCCGAGAAGAATTTGATGCTGCCGGTGTCGGATCCTCCTCACGGCACTGAAGAGAAAGAACGATTGATCAGAGGCGATGAGAAGCTCTTTAGAGGATCCTCCATGACCAAACGAGGAGCCTATGCTGCTCTCTCTTACATGGCTTGTGCAG TGCTGTTGGTTTTGTTCAACAAAGCAGCGCTATCTTCTTATAATTTTCCAAGTGCAAACGTTGTTACACTCGTTCAG ATGGTATGTTCATGTTCTTTTCTATATGCATTGAGACGCTGGAAAATCATATCTTTTACGGTGGGTGATTCCTTTTCTGATAATGCTACTTCAATGGTTCCAATGAAGACATTGAGGCAAACCAGTCCTCTTGCAGGGACATATTTGCTTTACATG CTAGCTACTATGGAGTCTGTTCGTGGAGTAAATGTTCCCATGTACACTACCCTCAGGCGAACCACTGTTGTTTTCACAATGGTTGTAGAATATCTTCTGGCAGGACAAAAGTATACATACTCAGTTGTTGGAAG TGTTGGTTTGATAGTTCTTGGTGCATTTATTGCTGGAGCTCGCGATTTGTCCTTTGACGTATATGGATATTCTATTGTTTTCATGTCCAACATCACCACAGCAATCTACCTTGCAACTATTTCTCGCATTG GAAAATCTAGTGGTCTTAATAGCTTTGGCCTCATGTGGTGCAACG GAGTATTATGCGCTCCAGTTCTACTATTCTGGACATTTATACGGGGTGACTTGGAGGCAACTATTAGCTTTCCTCATCTTTTTTCACCTGGATTTCTA GTGGTGATGTTTTGCTCATGCACATTGGCTTTCTTCTTGAACTATAGTATATTTCTGAACACCACTCTAAATTCAGCAGTGACACAAACAATATGTGGTAATCTGAAG GATCTATTTACAATTGGACTTGGTTGGATGATATTTGGCGGCCTTCCT